The region TAAGCCGCTGTCTGATAGCGCCTGGCAGGAGCTGGGGGCAAGCGATCCACAGCTGCCTTCCGGTGACTACAAAATCCAGGTTGGCGACCTCGATAACCGCAGTAGTCTGCAATTTATCGATCCGAAAGGACACACGCTGACCCAGGCGCAGAACGATGCGCTGGTCGCTGCCTTCCAGGCCGCATTCAGCAAATAAATACGAGGGCGGGTTAATCCCGCCCTTTTTATTTTCGTGCCACGCAAACGTGTGCGTGGCATAATATGGCCAGTTTTGAATACAAATCATCACACCAGGAGTAATGAAGATGCAGAAGCAAGCTGAGTTGTATCGTGGCAAAGCGAAAACCGTATACAGCACGGAAAACCCGGACCTGTTGGTGCTCGAATTCCGCAATGATACGTCAGCAGGAGACGGCGCACGCATTGAGCAGTTCGATCGTAAGGGCATGGTGAACAACAAGTTCAACCACTTCATTATGACCAAACTGGCCGAAGCCGGTATCCCGACTCAGATGGAAGCGTTGTTGTCCGATACGGAATGTCTGGTAAAAAAACTGGATATGGTGCCGGTTGAGTGCGTGATCCGTAACCGTGCCGCAGGCTCCCTGGTGAAGCGTCTGGGCATTGAAGAGGGTATCGAACTGAATCCACCGCTGTTCGATCTGTTCCTGAAAAACGACGCCATGCATGACCCAATGGTCAACGAATCCTACTGCGAAACCTTCGGCTGGGTAAGCAAAGAGAACCTGGCGCGCATGCAGGAACTGACCTACAAAGCCAACGACGTACTGAAAAAGCTGTTTGATGACGCGGGCCTGATCCTGGTCGATTTCAAGCTGGAGTTCGGCCTGTACAAAGGCGAAGTGGTGCTGGGCGACGAGTTCTCGCCGGACGGCAGCCGCCTGTGGGACAAAGAGACGCTGGATAAAATGGATAAAGACCGTTTCCGCCAGAGCCTGGGTGGGGTGGTCGAAGCGTACGAAGCGGTTGCTCACCGTTTAGGCGTTAAGCTCGACTAAACTGCGCATTTGCCAAAGGATGTTGGCATCCTTTGGCGTCTTATCCTTGTTTACTATGGTAATCCTTTCATTAACCGCCTACGATCATAGCTATTATAAATGGAATAGTTCGAGGTGTTTATGCGCTGGCAAGGGCGTCGTGAAAGTGACAACGTAGAAGACAGACGCAGCAGTGGTGGCGGTGGTCCGTCTATGGGCGGGCCTGGTTTTCGTCTACCCAGCGGCAAGGGCGGTATTATTCTGCTGGTCGTCGTACTGGTGGCGGGCTACTACGGCGTCGACCTGACAGGTTTGATGACCGGTGAAACCGGGCAACAGCAGCAGTATTCTCAGCGCTCCATCAGCCCGAATGAAGATGAAGCGGCGAAATTTACGTCCGTTATTCTCGCGACGACCGAAGATACCTGGAGTCAGCAGTTCGAGAAAATGGGGCGGACTTATCAGCCGCCAAAACTGGTGATGTACCGTGGCGCAACCCGTACCGGCTGCGGCACCGGGCAGTCTGTTATGGGGCCGTTCTATTGCCCGGCGGACAGCACCGTTTATATCGATCTCTCCTTCTATGACGACATGAAAAGCAAGCTGGGCGCTGACGGCGATTTTGCCCAGGGCTACGTGATCGCGCATGAAGTCGGCCACCACGTGCAGAAGCTGCTCGGCATTGAGCCAAAAGTGCGCCAGATGCAGCAGAATGCTTCTCAGGCGGAGGTGAATCGTCTGTCCGTACGCATGGAGCTTCAGGCCGACTGCTTCGCTGGCGTCTGGGGGCACAGCATGCAGCAGCAGGGCGTACTGGAAACAGGCGATCTGGAAGAGGCCCTGAATGCCGCGCAGGCGATTGGTGACGATCGCCTGCAACAGCAGAGCCAGGGGCGCGTTGTGCCGGACAGTTTCACGCATGGCACCTCAGAGCAGCGCTATAGCTGGTTTAAGCGTGGCTTCGACAGCGGCAATCCGTCACAGTGTAATACCTTCGGCAAAGCTATGTGATGCTGGGGTTTGAACAGCTGGTTAACCAGCTTCAGCGTACCGGGCACCGTCGGCTGGTGGTGCTCAGCGGCGATGAACCGTGGACGTTAAGCCAGGCGATTATCCTGCGAAATACGTTACCCGGAGACTGGCTGTGGCTGGAGGAAAACCCCTCCAAGGCCATCAGCGGCCTGCTGGGACGTGAATACCTGCACGCGGTTTTTGACGCGCGTCGCGGGTTTGACGTCTCGGCCTTCGCCGCCCTCAGCGGGACCCTGCGCGCCGGAAGCCTTCTGGTGCTGCTGGTGCCGCCGTTTTCCGTCTGGGCTAACAGGCCCGACGCGGATTCTCTACGCTGGAGCGACAGCGCGGAGCCGATCGCCACCCCGCACTTCGTTCACCATTTTTGCCGGACGCTTGCCGCCGATGCGGATGCCATCGTCTGGCATCAACATCGTCCTCTTTCCCTTCCCGTTACGCCGAATTTACCTGCCTGGCAGCCCGCCAGCGGTGAGCCGCAGCGCCAGCAGGCTGAGATCCTCGACGCCCTTCTGACCATGCCTGCGGGCGTGGCCGCCGTCACGGCACCGCGCGGACGCGGAAAATCGGCGCTGGCGGGCATGTTGCTCAACGGCATTCAGGGGAGTGCAGTAGTGACGGCACCGGCAAAAGGGGCGACGGATGTCATCGCGCGTTTCGCCGGGGAACAGTTTCACTATATGGCCCCGGATGCGCTGCTGGCCTCCACCACAGAAGCTGACTGGCTGATTGTCGATGAGGCGGCCGCCATCCCCGGCCCGCTGCTCGAGAAGCTGGCGTCGCGCTTTCCCCGCGTGTTGCTGACCACCACGGTTCAGGGTTATGAGGGCACAGGCAGGGGATTTCTGCTGAAGTTTTGCGCCCATTTCAGCGGGCTGCGGCGATATACCTTATCCACTCCCATTCGCTGGGCTGCCGGATGTCCGCTTGAGCGGATAGTGGCGAACGCGCTGCTGTTCGACGATGCGCTCCTCGACCACAAACCGGAAGGAGAGGTGCGGTTAACTTCGCTGGCGCCTGAGATGTGGGAGAGCGATCCGGCGCGCGTGGCAAGCGTGTATGAGCTGCTGTGTGCCGCGCACTACCGCACGTCACCCCTCGATTTACGCCGGATGATGGACGCCCCCGGCCAGCATTTTGCGGTTGCACACGCGGGTGTGGATATCACGGGTGCGCTCTGGCTGGTGGAGGAGGGGGGACTCACCCCTCAACTTAGCCGCGCGGTATGGGCGGGCTTTCGTCGGCCACGTGGAAATCTGGTGGCGCAGTCGCTGGCGGCGCACGGCGGATCGCCTCTCGCCGCGACGCTGAAAGGCCGACGCGTCAGCCGCATTGCGGTTCATCCCCATCGTCAACGGGAAGGCATCGGCCAGCGGCTGATCCGCAGCGCCAGCGGTGAAGATTACCTCTCGGTCAGCTTTGGCTACACCCACGAACTGTGGCGTTTCTGGCAGCAGTGCGGCTTTGTGCTGGTGCGAATGGGCAGCCACCGGGAAGCCAGCAGCGGGTGCTATACGGCGATGGCGTTGCTGCCGCTGAGCGAGGCGGGGCGTCAGCTCTGCGAGCAGGCGCATCAGCGTTTATGTCGTGATATGCGCGTCCTGTCGGCCTGGAATGGTGAAAAGATCCCGGTGACGGATGCGTGGGAAGCTACCCTTAATAGTGACGACTGGCTGGAGCTGGCGGGGTTTGCTTTTGCTCACCGGGCGTTTTCAACTTCGGTTGCGGCGCTGACGCGGTTGTTGTCAGCCGTGGATATGCCTCTCCCGACACTGCGCGGGAAAATGGAAGGGAATACGCACGATTTTGGGCAGAAAGCGTTGCTGGCGAAGCTACGCGAGGAAACCGCTCACGCGCTTGAAAGGCTTGATTATCCCCGTTCCCGGCAGTTGAAAGCCGACATTTTGCAATGGCAATTTTTTCAATGACTTCTTCAGTAAAGTGGCATGGTCATTACCCCGCAGAGGCGTAAAATCCTGCTCATCAATTAAGGAGATCGCCATGAAACATGACCATTTTGTTGTGCAAAGTCCGGATACACCGGCTAAACAGTTACTGCTTCTGTTTCATGGCGTGGGCGACAATGCCGTCAATATGGGACAGATTGGCAGCTGGTTTGCACCCGTTTTCCCGCAAGCACTTATCGTCAGCATCGGTGGCGTGGAGCCGTGCGGTCCGAACGGGCGCCAGTGGTTCTCCGTCGAAGGCGTGACGGAGGAGAACCGTCAGGCGCGTATTGATGCCGTTATGCCTGCGTTTATCGATACCGTGCGTTACTGGCAGCAGCAGAGCGGCGTAGGGGCTGACGCGACGGCGCTGATTGGCTTCTCGCAGGGGTCAATCATGTCGCTGGAAAGCGTAAAAGCGCAGCCCGGGCTGGTGTCCCGCGTGATTGCTTTTAACGGGCGTTTCGCGACGTTACCGCAAAGCGCGACGACGCAGACCACCATCCATCTCATTCATGGGGGTGAGGATCGGGTCATTGAGCTTTCGCATGCGGTTGCTGCCCAGGACGCGCTGATACGTGAAGGCGGGGATGTAACGCTGGATATCGTGGACGATCTGGGGCATGCCATTGACGATCGCAGCATGCAGTTTGCGCTCGATCATCTGCGCTATACCGTACCGAAGCACTACTTTGATGAAGCGCTCAGCGGCGGTAAGCCGAATGATGATGATATTGTAGAGTTTATGTGAGTTGCCCCTCACCCTAACCCTCTCCCCAAAGGGGAGAGGGAACAAAACACCCCTCGCCCCTTTGGGGAGAAGGGCCGGGGGTGAGGGGTGTGTACAATTACTTCTTCTGGTCCTTCTTCGGCCAGTCGTCTTCATCGTCCCACTTGTCGTTAAAATCACGGTGCGGTGGAAGATCCGGTTTGTTGGCAAGGAACTTTTTATGGTCAACGCGCTTGAGATCTTTAATCACGTTAAGCAGCACGCCTACCAGAAACACCAACACCAGAATCCACCAGTACTTTGAAAGCCAGTCCATTCGCTAATCCTCTGTAAGCACCCGTCAGGCGACGAGCTGCTCCATAATACGTTGATACATGCGGGCCAGCAGTTGTAAATCGGCAGCGTTCACACACTCATTGATTTTGTGAATCGTCGCGTTAACCGGACCCAGTTCGACAACCTGTGCGCCCATGCGGGCAATAAAGCGTCCGTCAGACGTGCCGCCCGTTGTCAGCAGCTGTGGCTTAATCTCATTATAGTGCGCAATGGCGTTCACCACCGCATCCACCAGTTTACCGCGCTGCGTCAGGAACGGCTGGCCAGACAGCCACCAGTCGATGGTATACCGCAGCTGATATTTCTCCAGCAGTGCAATCACGCGCGCTTTAATCATCTCGTCGGTCAGTTCGGTGCTGAAGCGGAAGTTAAACTGGACGAAGAGATCGCCGGGAATGACGTTGTTGCTGCCGGTACCGGCCTTGATGTTGGCAATCTGCATGCTGGTTGGTGGGAAGAATTCGTTGCCTTTATCCCATTCAATGCCCACCAGTTCGTTCAGCATTGGCGCGGCGCGGTGTACCGGGTTATCCGCCAGGTGCGGATAGGCTACGTGACCCTGCACGCCATGAATGGTCAAATTGCAGGTCAGGGACCCGCGGCGGCCATTTTTCACCACATCGCCCACCACTTCAGTGCTGGACGGTTCGCCCACCAGACAGTAGTCCAGACGTTCGTTGCGCGCCATCAGCGCCTCCACGACCTTCACGGTGCCGTTGTGGGCGCTGGCTTCTTCATCGGAGGTGATTAAGAACGCAAGACGATTTTTATGGTTCGGATGCTGGGCAACGAAACGCTCTGCCGCCACGACCATTGCAGCCAGGGAACCTTTCATGTCCGCAGCGCCGCGTCCGAAAAGCATGCCGTCGCGAATGGTCGGCTCAAAAGGCGGGTTGATCCAGCGGTCTGCGTCGCCTGCGGGAACCACGTCGGTATGTCCGGCAAACGCCAGCGTCTCCCCCTGACCGCGCCATGCCCAGAAGTTCTGCGTATCGCCAAAATCCATGTGCTCTACGGTAAAACCGATGGCACGCAGGCGCTCAATCATTAATGCCTGACAACCTGCGTCGTCCGGGCTAAGGGAAGGACGGCGAATAAGCTGCTGAGTCAGCTCAATGACCGGGCATGACATAGACTACACCTCAACGAATAAATCTGAATAAAGGGTTTCACTGAAACCCAGCAGCATAGGCTGACCTGGCTTGCAGAGCAATGGGCGTTTGATGATTGCTGGCATTTCAAGCATCAGTCTGGCTGCGCTGTCGGCGTCGTTGATCGTGGCCCGGAGAGATTCATCCAGTTTTCGCCAGGTGGTCCCGCGGGTATTCAACAGCGCTTCCCAGCCCAGTTCGTTGATGGCGGAATGGAGAAACGCAGGGTCAAGCCCGTCGGCTCGGTAATCGTGGAAGCGATAGTCGATATTGTGTGCTTCCAGCCAGCGGCGGGCTTT is a window of Enterobacter hormaechei ATCC 49162 DNA encoding:
- the purC gene encoding phosphoribosylaminoimidazolesuccinocarboxamide synthase, whose translation is MQKQAELYRGKAKTVYSTENPDLLVLEFRNDTSAGDGARIEQFDRKGMVNNKFNHFIMTKLAEAGIPTQMEALLSDTECLVKKLDMVPVECVIRNRAAGSLVKRLGIEEGIELNPPLFDLFLKNDAMHDPMVNESYCETFGWVSKENLARMQELTYKANDVLKKLFDDAGLILVDFKLEFGLYKGEVVLGDEFSPDGSRLWDKETLDKMDKDRFRQSLGGVVEAYEAVAHRLGVKLD
- the ypfJ gene encoding KPN_02809 family neutral zinc metallopeptidase translates to MRWQGRRESDNVEDRRSSGGGGPSMGGPGFRLPSGKGGIILLVVVLVAGYYGVDLTGLMTGETGQQQQYSQRSISPNEDEAAKFTSVILATTEDTWSQQFEKMGRTYQPPKLVMYRGATRTGCGTGQSVMGPFYCPADSTVYIDLSFYDDMKSKLGADGDFAQGYVIAHEVGHHVQKLLGIEPKVRQMQQNASQAEVNRLSVRMELQADCFAGVWGHSMQQQGVLETGDLEEALNAAQAIGDDRLQQQSQGRVVPDSFTHGTSEQRYSWFKRGFDSGNPSQCNTFGKAM
- a CDS encoding tRNA(Met) cytidine acetyltransferase TmcA, producing MLGFEQLVNQLQRTGHRRLVVLSGDEPWTLSQAIILRNTLPGDWLWLEENPSKAISGLLGREYLHAVFDARRGFDVSAFAALSGTLRAGSLLVLLVPPFSVWANRPDADSLRWSDSAEPIATPHFVHHFCRTLAADADAIVWHQHRPLSLPVTPNLPAWQPASGEPQRQQAEILDALLTMPAGVAAVTAPRGRGKSALAGMLLNGIQGSAVVTAPAKGATDVIARFAGEQFHYMAPDALLASTTEADWLIVDEAAAIPGPLLEKLASRFPRVLLTTTVQGYEGTGRGFLLKFCAHFSGLRRYTLSTPIRWAAGCPLERIVANALLFDDALLDHKPEGEVRLTSLAPEMWESDPARVASVYELLCAAHYRTSPLDLRRMMDAPGQHFAVAHAGVDITGALWLVEEGGLTPQLSRAVWAGFRRPRGNLVAQSLAAHGGSPLAATLKGRRVSRIAVHPHRQREGIGQRLIRSASGEDYLSVSFGYTHELWRFWQQCGFVLVRMGSHREASSGCYTAMALLPLSEAGRQLCEQAHQRLCRDMRVLSAWNGEKIPVTDAWEATLNSDDWLELAGFAFAHRAFSTSVAALTRLLSAVDMPLPTLRGKMEGNTHDFGQKALLAKLREETAHALERLDYPRSRQLKADILQWQFFQ
- the ypfH gene encoding esterase; the protein is MKHDHFVVQSPDTPAKQLLLLFHGVGDNAVNMGQIGSWFAPVFPQALIVSIGGVEPCGPNGRQWFSVEGVTEENRQARIDAVMPAFIDTVRYWQQQSGVGADATALIGFSQGSIMSLESVKAQPGLVSRVIAFNGRFATLPQSATTQTTIHLIHGGEDRVIELSHAVAAQDALIREGGDVTLDIVDDLGHAIDDRSMQFALDHLRYTVPKHYFDEALSGGKPNDDDIVEFM
- a CDS encoding YpfN family protein; protein product: MDWLSKYWWILVLVFLVGVLLNVIKDLKRVDHKKFLANKPDLPPHRDFNDKWDDEDDWPKKDQKK
- the dapE gene encoding succinyl-diaminopimelate desuccinylase, encoding MSCPVIELTQQLIRRPSLSPDDAGCQALMIERLRAIGFTVEHMDFGDTQNFWAWRGQGETLAFAGHTDVVPAGDADRWINPPFEPTIRDGMLFGRGAADMKGSLAAMVVAAERFVAQHPNHKNRLAFLITSDEEASAHNGTVKVVEALMARNERLDYCLVGEPSSTEVVGDVVKNGRRGSLTCNLTIHGVQGHVAYPHLADNPVHRAAPMLNELVGIEWDKGNEFFPPTSMQIANIKAGTGSNNVIPGDLFVQFNFRFSTELTDEMIKARVIALLEKYQLRYTIDWWLSGQPFLTQRGKLVDAVVNAIAHYNEIKPQLLTTGGTSDGRFIARMGAQVVELGPVNATIHKINECVNAADLQLLARMYQRIMEQLVA
- a CDS encoding ArsC family reductase, which encodes MVVMYGIKNCDTIKKARRWLEAHNIDYRFHDYRADGLDPAFLHSAINELGWEALLNTRGTTWRKLDESLRATINDADSAARLMLEMPAIIKRPLLCKPGQPMLLGFSETLYSDLFVEV